The following is a genomic window from Labrus bergylta chromosome 2, fLabBer1.1, whole genome shotgun sequence.
ttttttggatccagaagtgaccatatatGGACAAGAGGGAGGAGCTGCCctcgctcctctccagctccacccTCTTGTCCATATATGGTCATTTCTTTCGATAAAATACTGACAACATGAACAACCATCACATCATGGCGTCTctgctttgtgtttatgtttttatacaaAATGAGAACGCAGCGCTCTTTACAACGCCGCTCACACGGGTCACAACACTGAATGAACTTCCTGCTGAATCAAAGAAGACTTGAGACTTCAGATTGAGACCACAAAGTAGGAACATTTAATTGTCTAGTTTTTATCCTCGTCTCCTCaccttctctctgctgctgttggcGGTGATCGACCTCTGCGTGGCGCCTCTCAGAGACGTCCTGTAGTTGTAGAAGTTGCTGGAAGGATCCATCTGATgctgcagagacaaaaaggTTCATAATGAGTCActtcagaaggagaggaggagaaagacaaACACTCACTGCTCGCTACATAGTGCATAACAACTGATGGTCACTATCCAAGCAATATATACCAGCATGCATTGCGGTCAGATCCTTACACGACTCCTCTgagagacgagaggaggaggagaaatgttGACTGCACAGCAAAAGAAAGTCATGAAGTTCATCACTGAAGTTTACACGACGGCCGAATGAGGAAGAAGACGAGAGCAACAAATCTGAGACCTTAAAGGAACTTTTTTTCATCAGAACTAATTAAGACTCGGAGGGACGGAAAGTTCAGGATTCTCCTCAAATAACGCTCCAAGGGAGAAAAGAGAATTGCCAGAATTTCACCTTATACAGCATCATTAGAATGATTATCTGCACTCACAGAGCTGAGACTCTCCCTCACTGCATTCTCCATGCATGGAGTGAGTTATCTTTCTGTACATTTCAAATATCTTTTGCATCAATAGTCGTTTATTTTTCATCCATTTTTTGTGCGATCTGTAAATCTCTGCTCTCCCACTCAGATCTTTGTTAGCGTTTCTCCGTCTTTGTTATCACACATCATCGTCCACATGTCACCAACGAGAGAACGAGCTCCTCCTCCGCACGCCCACCGCACATCAGAGTGTAACACAACAAAACCACCGAgctgaacgtgtgtgtgtgggcgcgTAGGACAACACACACTAAGGGCTTTagggtgcttttattttgaaaatctgaaAGAGAAACTAGTCTACTGCTGCAAACATGTGAACCTCTCCTCATCGGGACGTAATGCCTCAGAGTCATCTCCTGCTGTTGACTCTGCaccacatgtttttttagtttaactTGTCTTCTTTGGGACAGACTCACCTCTAAGATGTCGAACTTGGCCGTCTTCACTTTGCTCCAGGTCTTCTTCAGTCGAGACACGGGACTCATGTTCATGCCGGCTGCAGGACGGAGCAGAGACAATGAGAGAGACGTCAGAGGAGACACCCAAACATCATCGCTGTAACACATGGCTTTTTTCCTACCGAcgcagacagacgcacacactcacccctctctctttctctctctctctctctctcccccctccctttctttctttctgttgtgtCTTCTGATGCAGCGAAGCAAAAAGGCCGCTGGAACAAAGAAGTTAACACACGCCTCGTTTCCCCTCCCAGAGCCCTGCTTCCCATATGGTAAtgctccatgtgtgtgtgtgtgtgtgtgtgtgtgtgtgtgtgtgtgtgtgtgtgtgtgtgtgtgtaggttcaGACACAGAGGGGTCGCCGTCAGAGCAACGACACAAAACATCCTCCAGTCAACAAAagatctcacagacacacaaatatgaaactctgagctgctgaagatgattctccttcctcctcttcctcgtcctgcacttcctcctcatcctctcgttcctcttcctcccctcctcttcctcccctccttctccttctccttctccttctcttcttcccaAAACACAGATTGAGTTTAAACTTTCAGCTCTGCCCTGCACAGAATCAAACCCGAGCACAGCAGCATCTCAGAGCGAGCATCAGAACGAGTCTCTCGGACGGCGATGGAGGTAACAGTCCGACTTTAACGAAGCCTGAATCGCTTTCTTATCAGCGCTGCTTCTGATcggatagaaaataaaataaaactaaaaaaaactgttgaatAAAATGGTCCTGCCTGATTGGTCGACAGGTCTGCAGATTAAAGGTGAAGAGAATATTTGCATTTGATAATTAGAGAAAACTAATGACTACAACGTGCAGAGACCCCCGAGgcgagctggaggagaggaggtctGCCTCCGGCGTCTCTCTgagggagacagagaacagCTGGCACTCCAGTATCacgactccccccccccccccccccccctcgtgtGCTCTTACTCTCTCTGGTCAGTGCTGACCATCTGCCTGGATGGTTTGTTcgaccccccctccctccccctccccctccccctgtcCTGAGAGGACCAGATGCCCTGACCCCTGAACACGGGGACATCTCTGGGACCAAACCAGGTCTCTAAACTCTTCACTGTGCTCCACATTACCCATGATCCTTTGCAGCTCCTGTCTGAGTGTTTCTCTCCACACGAGTCTGTGCTCTCTGACTcgctctgacatcatcacagtgaAGGAAGTTATGTAACGCTGAAACCAACCGCCACAAAGTCAGGAGAGGTTAGCACCgcggagggagagagagaggacgttCTCTCTACATCAGATCAGGGATGTGTGCAGAGTAAAACACAAGACAGAGAATCTGAAGGAGTGCTAATCTGTTTTTAGATGTCGGACatcttgtttcctgtttgtcacaTCGGAGGAGGATAAAGAACAGGGACTCACAGATGATGGCCATGAGGGAGTTGAAGTTGCCGATGTTGAAGCACTCGCGCGCCACGTCGATGAAGAACTCGATGACTCGCGCTCGATGCTTCTTCTTCACGGGCTGCGAGCAAAACACAGAAAGGAGAAATAATCGTTAACAGCCGCAGTGAACcacgttttcttcttctctactCCACtaagaacaaagacacaaaataactgaacaaagaagcagaagaagagaagctCAGCGCCTGCGTATTCAAATGGACGGCGCTTCTCCGTCTCCTTAATGAGCGCCAGGCGCTGACATTTTGAGCTGGTGACATCATTTGGAGTCGGGACGTGCTAAAGTGATGCCACGCCCCTTTCATTAAACTTAAtgataaaaggtcaaaggtcgttCAGgcgtccacagcagaacagattctggTGTCCGCTCTCAGTCATGTAAAGCTCAAAGACTGTATTGTTAGTTTTCATTACTTTTTATCTCGCCCGTCCTCCTCCGGCACTGCAGACGCCTCAttggtcaacagagctgtcaatcattacGTTACAgctgacttttttattttattttaactaatTAAAATCCAAATTTCTGAGAAAGATCATCATGATTAAAACGGGAAAACAGGTTTGAGATTCTACCCATCTGTTgccatggaggaggcggggtttatgagaTATATTGCAGCCAGTCAGCATATAAATACTCTGGCTTCACTCCCAGGAGGGGGCTTACCTACGCCCGTCTGTATACAGAAGCTGTGGAGCGGCTGCAGCGTTGATGTTGCCTCgctgcttctttgtttttgtttttcatttgtgacatttttaagaCTTTCATAAAAGCATGTTGTGATGCAATGGCAgcgacttcctgttgacttccTGCGCTGCACTTTGTTCTCTCTCCGACTTCCTGCGGTTCACTCACCATGCAGATTTCTGTGGCCACCAGATAACTGAGCCGGTTGAACCACTCCACGTACGCCTCCAGGTTGTTGGCCTTCTTGTGATCACTGAAGCAgctctgcaacaacaacaacaacaacaacaacaaggacaCGTTTAATCAACAGTTCAGATGAAGGCAGAGTAGACATAGTgctgggagggggaggggggggctgggagggggaggagggggctgggagggggaggaggggggggggtgaatcagatttcttcttctcctgtttccCTCATTCAACGCCTGACTGCACCGTGTGAATAAAGCGCTCGGCCTCCCTCTGATCCTCTTCACGTTATTCATGCTGCGTCTTTGTGTCCACGCCTCCTGATCTGATTCCACACATTCCTCTGGCCTTACgacattcccccccccccccccccctgaacaTCCCAGGAGTCATTGGAGCGCTGCACACGTtggtgttttgatttttatgaGCGGAGTGCAGAGACGTTTCTTAAAGATATATagatctgtgtttgtgcttcGTATGATCTCTGTTCATGatgtgacatcacttcctgtatAACCTCTAACATCTGCAGCACCTCGCGGGGTTAAAGGAGTTCGATGATGACGCTCCAGatgttacagtttttattttacatcattttgaaaCCGgatcattaagaaaaaaaagaatgaaagatgGAGCTACTGAAGTCgtaattttttattaattagaCCACCTGCAGGAggtttgttcacacacacacacacacacacacacacacacacacacacacacacacacacacacacacacacacacacacacacacacacacacacacacacacacacacacacacacacacacacacacacacacacacacacacacacacacacacacacacacacacacacacacacacacacacacacacacacacacacacacacacacacacacacacacacacacacacacacacacacacacacacacacacacctcttgaCCTCTTTGGGGGTTTGAAGCCGTCCAGCCTGAGGCACAAAGGCAGCCCTAACCCCCCCCACTCACCTCAGCTCCACAAAAAAGGGGGCTGTTGCCCAGCAGCCGAACGCCACACAAATGAAAcccactgccacacacacacacacacacacactcacacacccttTCCAAAACAAACCTTGGGCTGCAGCGGTTGCTAAGAGATGAGGTGAAAGCATGGACGTCTCTCCCAGACAGGAAGACGGGATGATTGGAGGAAATTGCCGACGatgtgcctgagtgtgtgtgtgtgtgtgtgtgtgtgtgtgtgtgtgtatgtagtaGTAGGTATTAGTCCTGCTCTTACAGTCTACAGACGCCCTGCCCTCGCTCTGACCCGTGCAGCAGCAggtctgtgtgttgtgtaaaCGTCTCGTCCGTCTGGAGCAgaaatctgtctctctctctctctctctctgtctctctgtctctctctctctctctctctctctctctttcccctctctctcccctctctctctctctctatagaCGTTACCTTATCGTTGTCCAGAGGGTCTTTCTGGACGAAGGCCTGGACGAATTCTTCAGGCCCGATGTAACTCAGTCTCTCCTgaggaacaaagagaagaagaatcaactcactgcatctttaaaaagaaatgttggagaaataacaaacaggaaggttcttataaacatgtAACTAAGGTGATTATGTTTCCTTTAAGGGATCCAAACCTCAGCCACACATATGTTCacattgatctttttttttaacggttTAATGGCGACATGTTGATGAGAACAAATGTGTGGTCAGACGctgctgtttaaaaatcaaTTCTACAGTCGGGCGGATGTGGGAGGAGCCGAGATGATGGGTTCACCTCGACCACCATGTTGATTTACAATCCATCAAACGTGTCAGCTCCATCCTCGCTCACATGTCTCCTCTAAAGCATCgattctgtctgtttctctctgaggTCACTGGAAAGATCTCGGATTGTTTTTTCAGACGACACAACATCGACATCTCGATTTTCTCTGACGTCTCTCGACTAAAAATCGATGTGATGTAACAATCTGAGCAGATCTTTAAAGAATCCGCCCTGTGCACTCAGTCGGCCTCGTTCTACCTTCTCTCAGTTAATGTTTGTGTCAGAGGAATCAGAATATAAGATTCGTTCTCACCAGTTCTATGTGTGTGAGCTGCTGGGCGACGGTGAACGGGTCGTTGCAGATGGACAGCATGTCTCTCTGGATGGTCGCCTGAGGCTTCGCCTTCAGAGCCGACAGTCTCTCCGCCGCCGTGGCGTTGATCTTCACCAGCGCCTCCTCGTACTGACTGAGCACCGTCAGCCTCCGGATCAGACCCTGACTCATCTGACCCACCGCCTTCCTGTACACCTGAGGgacgagggagagaggagagagagaggagggagagagagagagaagcagagggTTAGAACTTTTTAAGAGATTCAACAGTTTTATTGTCGTCTGAAATCCCTCAGAAACTTTCTGTTTACAATCTtcgctctttgctgctgtaacaccgtacatttccccgttgtgggataaataaaggattatcttatcttatgatAAACGCTTCAACCAGGTCTTAGAGGTCAAAAAGTCGTCCTGTTTTCCAGGCCTCGGTTAGGTAAGAGTTCCTCTCTGACACACTTTAGGGCTTCAGTTgcataacgtgtgtgtgtgtgtgtgtgtgtgtgtgtttgtttttgtataaacGAGGAGGATCCTGTTCGTGGTCTCTTTACATTCCTTCTCTATGAGCTGACCCAGAAAGTCTCGacccccctttttctttttctctggaCCACAAACCTCGTCCTCCTGAACTCTCAGAGTCTGagttctgaaaaacaaaaaagtggaggaaagaaaaactcGCAGCATtaagacggaggaggaggaggaggaggagctaaGACAGCGAGCAGAGCGGGCTGTCATCAGTCAGCTGGAAACAAGACGAGATGTTTTCTGACTGATGATGGAGACCAATCAGCTGTGGCTCCCTGGATGTTATTAAATAGAAACATTCCTCGCAGCTCGACATGAATCTCCTTCACGCGCTCTCAGCAGACTCGGGGTAAACAGACATCGCCACGTCGACCATCTGCCCGAGCTTCTGTCCAAACAGAGAGCGGGTTAAAAATAGATCTGTGAGGTAACCGTCACACACGGGGACTCATCAGGCCGTTACCTATGAGAGGggcccagcagggggcgctgtgccCGCCCTGGCAGTGACCTTGAGGCGGGCAGACGGTCGGTCTGTATGACTGGAGCGCTCGCTTCTCGCTGTTGTATCTCTAGAGgtcttttttggttttcttggctgagtgatgtcacttcctgtggaGCGACATCTGAGCCACAGCAAAGGCCCGGGCTGTTTTTAGCCAATCAGCCGAGCAGAACTAATAAACAGAGAGCCAACAGGAGGATTGTTTATCTCCAAACACCATGAGACTGAAGTATCTCCAAACCTTCTAAATAAAGAAACCGCAGAAAGGAATCAGTTGCAAAGTCTTTCTGAGAGTAACGGGTgataaaaccttaaaaacctctgtCTCCTTTTAACCCGTAGATTACAGTAACCTGGAGCTTCTGCTTTCTTTCTAAACAAGTCGACATATGAACAGTCAAAATCAGAAAGTTTGATGTTTTGCAGAGAGTCCTGCAGCTTCGTCTGCAGTGCGGGTATCAAACCTCCTCAGGAAACATTAAACGGTGAAGAAGTGTCACCTGTTTGAAGGAGCGCAGTGAATGCATCATAAAGATTAGGGGGAGTCCTGCCTATGTTGTATATTCCCTGTTCCATGTTAAATGTCTGAAATCTGTTATATAGATTTGTCCATGTTTGATACTGACTTGCAAAatattttgatgtcttgtttcGATTGTTTTTAAATCCCATGTGATCTttaatttgctcatttcagtcCCTGCTGTCATGTGTGTgattctttgtcctgtttgttcaaaaatgtaataaaaaatatataaaaaaataaattaaaaaaagattaggAGGAGTAATGTTTAGTCTGCTTCTTGTGTTCCAGGAAGCCCGAGGAGAGTTATATAACGACCCGCTCCGAGCAGGAAGAGGTCGGGTTCAGATcccagctgctgcttcctctctgACCCGACCGCCGCCTTAATGACAGATCCTGATCCTGAACGTGGTCTGGACCCGACTTTAAACACATGTTCAGGTTTTCTATTCTGGACTCACAGAGCGTCTGGCCCGAGCTCTGCGGTGCTCGCTCTGCATCCCACTCTCTACATCCCACTCTCTACTTCAAGACCGAGAGACGTTCAGTTTGACTTTCCTGCTAAACATTTAGAGAGTCTGTGAGAAACAAAGACTTCTGCTGACGTCTGAAACTTTCAACGCCGAGGTCAGACTGCACGTTAAGAGCATGACTGAAGCCAGACCCGGCAGACGCAGGGTGCAGGACCCGTCGGCTCTGAGAGTCAGAGGTTTGATCCTGTGTAGTCACTCTTATTCTCTTTACTGTCTTCTTTCTGAGTGTCATTAagccccgccccttttaccCCTCACATCACAGCATGAGTGTATGACTCTGACACAGTGAGCATCGTGTAGTCCGACCTCGACTTCACTCTTTGTTAGAATGCCTGGCGGAGTGTCACagatcatcatcgtcatcatcgtcgtcatcgtcgtcatcgtcatcatcgTTAAATCTCGTCCTGAACATTTGCTCGCAGTCATTTGTCTTCAGATCTGACTTAAGATCAGTTCATGTCATAAACTTCATTTTTACTTCCTGTTGGGTTGAAACATGGAAACTAAAATCTCCTGATGCTGTTTACAAAAGAAAGCACGATGTGGTTTTGAGGGGAAGTCGGAGGAAATGGAGCTCTAAACGAGCGTCTTTACTTTTCAGGTTTGatgttttcacttcctgtttgagctGCGAGTGTTTCTGAGTGTCAGTGAAGACGTTTTGATCTGAAGACGAAATCAGGATCAATCCTCACGCCTGGTTTACTGATGAGTCATGTGACcttaaacacacagtgtgtgtgtgtgtgtgtttttctcgtATTGAgtgatgaagacacacacacacacacacacacacacacacacacacacacacacacacacacacacacacacacacacacacacacacacacacacacacacacacacacacacacacacacacacacacacacacacacacacacacacacacacacacacacacacacacacacacacacacacacactctaaagtGGGCTAACTGGATTATTTGTCCCGACTGGAGAGAAGTGGGAACGTTACCGCCGCTCGTTAGGAGAGGACAGAACATTTGATATGACGCCGCGCTGAAGTCATTAAAGCAGAACGAGATtctaaaagtacaaaaacaaacaacagcacacacacacacactgctttaaCACACAGCTTCAACAAACAGCTGGTTCGGACGCCTCCCGGTcttgctcgctctcattggctactGCAGGCTGTCCATCAGTTTAATATTCATGACTGCAGATCGTAGTGACATCACACACGTCAGGATCTCTGGACGAACGCTGCAGCTACGGTACGTCTCAAACTTTTGAACTCCACACTTTTCTACCCCTTCCAgttttttatgctaagctatgctaatcACTTTGCAACTTTATTTCCCCAGTAGTGATGTCAGTCTGTGAATCTGCCTCTTGGTGAAACAGTAATCCTTCAATAACCTCAGCAGAGCCTCAAACGTCAGTCTGAACCAgccctcctcttttctccttttctgaAACATAAACATTAGCGTGCAGATTCCCCCCGAACATTGAAATACTCTGTTAGTTAATGTTATTGTTGTATAATCTTCTGCTGTTGAGACCACAGGAGGAAACCCTACGATGAGTCATCGCTTATGAAAACAGAGAAcgacaaaaacacagactgacttTAATCCAAACAGCTGAAGCTCTGACTCGGTGACTTTCAGTCTGCAGCAGAGGAACCACAAAGACACCAAAAACAGAGCTTTTATCGCCGCTCagccagccacacacacacacacacaccttcctctGCAGAAATCAGACGTGCAGGAAGCTGCTTCTGATAACTAAACACATCATCTGCTCCACTCCTGCAGAATCgatcactttcttttttttttaaatgcatgaaaCGTCGTTCAAAAAGAGGGAGGAGCTCTGACCTCGTCTCCGGTGGCGAGCCGGTGCGTCAGCTCCTTCAGACTCCTCATCATCCTCTCGTCTCTGAAGTCGTAGGGGAACGTCTCGGTCCACTCGGCCAGCAGCTGCAGGATCTTCGGGGTGATCTTCCGGACTCTCAGCTGAAGATCAAGAAGAGTTTACAACAGAATCAGAGAAAGTCTCATTTTGTGCAGCAGGAACATGATAGTGATGAGGACGAAATTAAAAgtttaaaggatgttttttttgtgcacaccTTGTCAGCCTGGGGGTCGCTGAGTCTCTGCTGCTCCATGCACAGCTGACACACTTTGGACATGAGCTCATACGGGTGGATgaagagacgagagctgagcaGGAAGGTGAAGATGTACGTCCTctgtggagaaaagaaaagaagaaacttCAAATCCGTCATTTCATTTAGAGCTGAACAACATTTAAGTGAAATATGTCCGAGGCTttgatgaaaaaagaagaagaagaaaaccctCACATCTGGATAGTAGTCCACGGTGGGGACCAGGTGGTGAATGAGGGCCTCCAGGGAGCCGGACGCCAggtggttgtcatggtaataGAGGCCGGGGAAGCCCTCGTCTTTGCTCTGGAACAGGTTCTTGTTGTAGCTGCTGGTGTTCAGCTGCCCGCTGAAGGGTGGAGTCTGAGGCATGATGTCCTGCAGAGGCAAACACAGGGAGAGTCAGAGAGGGACTtttgaccacacacacacacacacacacacgcagaagcTTCATGATCACCTGcatcacagtttaaaaaaaacactagttTGACCGGGAATTGAACCAGTAACCACAGAAAACCATGAAACGACAGGGTGTTAAACTTTCCTTCAGGCTAATTGTTCATCATCTGATAAGCAGCGACCTTCTACTGTCGGTTCAGGAGCTGCAGAGATTAGAGCATGCATGAGCAgactcatttctttttttagatttatgttTTTAGAACAGAACGTTTCAACCTTTTGTGTTCAACGTGAGGCTCTGCTGCCTCTCGTCGTCCTTtataacaaacaaaagaagagtCTTTGGGTCATCCACAGCTTTGGGAAAGTCCTGTTTGATTCACTGTCTGAACTTAACTATGACTTGATGATTCATGGATCTAAGCAGCTCTTCttcaaaatgatcaaatttTCAGAAAGCAAAAGTGAAGGTTCCTCCTGAgtcacacagagctgctgttcAGGCTCGGGTACAAACGTTAACTGAACACGTGCTCAAACACGCAGACGTCCAAAACGAAAGTTCAACGACAACATGTGGGAGCTTGTGAGCGACGCGGCTTCATCCCCGCAGGACGAGGAGACACAAGATCACGTTGCTTCatctgctgcatgtttgaaaagaaCAAGCAGAGGAGCATGAGTCCAGTCCTGTGATGTCCTGTGTCCATGTTGCTAATTGTTTTTACTGCACTGTAAACACTCTGCAGGAGTCCGTGCATTgtagaagtggttcagatagaagtgattgtacccgacctaaaaagcctctgcatgtttctaataagctccacgagcagaaacgtgctcaaactaggatcaatattggagatgcttttgaaaaatggagagaggttagaacacagaaaggtttacagacccatgcagagctggataaacactgaagcttcagagtccaccacatggtgacctgctcTTCTAAACAACAGAACATACTTCTCTCCGCTCTGTCCCTCGGGGCTTCATGTCATGCTAACAGACTGAGGGTGGGGGGTGTGGGATGGGACGGGGGTCGACGTAGGGTTaaactccccctcccccacacccCGTCACACCCCCACCTCTCCACACTCTGCTGCCCTGTGGCTGCACCCCAAGTCAGGAAGTCTTTAGAGGTGGACACGAGGATGCCAGGAGGGATGAACTCTGACTCACAGGTAGAATATCTTCAGACCGTCGCTGTCCAGCCGTCTTATTATTCTGGTTTGGTgacaaaaagagcaggaagtGAATTAACCCCTTCAACCCTGCAGAGTGCCTGCGTTCATTATTCATGCTTATTATGATGTCATTTCTCTGAGTGTCTTTGAATGCATCATGGATTTAAAGTCAGACGGGTGAGGTGAGTCTGAGAAGAGGAATATTTAGAAACCCCCCCCCACTCCAAAAGAAAGGCACAAAATACTTTATTAGTGGAATTCATGAAGTGAATGTGCACTTCTTTATTTCAGCAGAGTGTGAGAGGGTCTTTATATTTTGAGTTTAGTATGATGTCATCACgtcagaaaccagagaaaacaaaacaaactgtttattcATGAGCACActgcagacccccccccccccccccccaccacacactttcacactcaCATGCATGTCCCTCCATAAAaccacacgtgcacacacacacacaaacacacaccatcgCTTTCATTCATCCAGACAGACGGGCTCGGACATTTCCATGAGAAAGACGAGAGTGAGGAGTCCGAGCATCTGCTGCACCatgtgtccacacacacacacacacacacacacacacacacacacacacacacacacacacacacacagatcatgaGTGTGCAGAAGTCAAACGTTTCTGGATCTTTGTTCACtcagtgtttctcttttctctgacGCGTTGAACCACAGAAGCTTTTCCTTTCACTTTCTGGCTTTTCAGAGTAAACTCTCACCCCCACAGACCTCCTCAGACCACCACAGACCTCCTCAGACCTCTACAGACCTCCTCAGACCACCACAGACCACCACAGGCCTTCTCAGACCACCACAGACCTCCTCAGACCTCCACAGACCCCTACAGACCTCCTCAGACCTCCACAGCCCTCCTCAGACCTCTACAGACCACCACAGACCTCCTCAGACCACCACAGACCTCCTCAGACCTCTACAGACCACCACAGACCTCCTCAGACCACCACAGACCTCCTTAGACCTCCACAGACCCCTACAGACCTCCTCAGACTTCTACAGACCTCCTCAGACCCCTAAAGACCTCCTCAAACCCCTACAGACCTCCACAGACCTCCTCAGACCCCTACAGACCTCCTAAGCCCTTCTCAGTCCTCTTCAGACCCCCTACAGACCCGCTCTGAGGTTGCACTGAAGAGAACAGAAGTGGCAGCAGGTGGCAGACGACTGAAACGATTCTCATAGTCCTCCCAGCTGAGCTCTAACCCCCCTCAGCTCCACAATCCCACGCTGGTTTTTCCTCTCataaaggggggaggggggttttGGTGGGACATAAAGCTCACACTCTCCTTCGATTAATGAAAGTATTCAGTAAGAATCTCTGCCGCCTCATCTGGTTTTGATTTACTGGATCGTTTTAGTTTCATTGTCCTCGGTGTGAAAATTTGCAGATTTTCCCGATCTCACAGTTTCATTATTAACGGAGTCCAAAGACGATTTCAACAGGATCAGGATTATCAAATGAAGAGGACTTGTAGGGActtgtagttctcagggaaatCCACAGCAGCATGTTCATGGATGCAAACTGTCTGATCATTGTTAGACTCAATGAAAGGAAACGCGTTTAGATGAAACGCAGACAGGGATGAAAAAAtcccaaaacatttttaatgcaacacacacacacacacacacacacacacacacacgcacacacacacacacacac
Proteins encoded in this region:
- the rasgef1ba gene encoding ras-GEF domain-containing family member 1B-A, with product MPQTPPFSGQLNTSSYNKNLFQSKDEGFPGLYYHDNHLASGSLEALIHHLVPTVDYYPDRTYIFTFLLSSRLFIHPYELMSKVCQLCMEQQRLSDPQADKLRVRKITPKILQLLAEWTETFPYDFRDERMMRSLKELTHRLATGDEVYRKAVGQMSQGLIRRLTVLSQYEEALVKINATAAERLSALKAKPQATIQRDMLSICNDPFTVAQQLTHIELERLSYIGPEEFVQAFVQKDPLDNDKSCFSDHKKANNLEAYVEWFNRLSYLVATEICMPVKKKHRARVIEFFIDVARECFNIGNFNSLMAIISGMNMSPVSRLKKTWSKVKTAKFDILEHQMDPSSNFYNYRTSLRGATQRSITANSSREKIVIPFFSLLIKDLYFLNEGCVNRLQSGHINFQKFWELAKQVSEFMTWKKVECPFEKDRKILQYLLTAPAFTEDALYLASYDSEGPENNMEKDRWKSLRSTLLSRV